From the genome of Bordetella sp. H567, one region includes:
- the efp gene encoding elongation factor P → MKTAQELRVGNVVMVGKDPLVVQKAEYNKSGRNAAVVKLKFKNLLTAAGSESVYKADEKFDVVVLDRKECTYSYFGDPMYVFMDEEYNQYEIEAESMGDALNYLEEGMPVEVVFYDGRAISVELPTSVVREITYTEPAVRGDTSGKVLKPAKINTGYDINVPLFCAIGDKIEIDTRTGEYRSRVNN, encoded by the coding sequence ATGAAAACCGCTCAGGAATTGCGAGTCGGCAACGTGGTCATGGTCGGCAAGGATCCGCTCGTGGTCCAGAAGGCCGAATACAACAAGTCGGGCCGCAACGCGGCCGTGGTCAAGCTGAAGTTCAAGAACCTGCTTACCGCCGCCGGCAGCGAATCGGTCTACAAGGCCGACGAAAAATTCGACGTCGTCGTGCTGGACCGCAAGGAATGCACGTACTCCTACTTCGGCGACCCGATGTACGTCTTCATGGACGAGGAATACAACCAGTACGAGATCGAAGCCGAAAGCATGGGCGACGCGCTCAACTACCTGGAAGAAGGCATGCCGGTCGAAGTCGTGTTCTACGACGGCCGGGCCATCTCGGTGGAGCTGCCGACCAGCGTGGTGCGCGAGATCACCTACACCGAGCCCGCCGTGCGCGGCGATACCTCGGGCAAGGTGCTCAAGCCGGCCAAGATCAACACCGGCTACGACATCAACGTGCCGCTGTTTTGCGCGATCGGTGACAAGATCGAAATCGACACCCGGACCGGCGAATACCGCAGCCGCGTGAACAACTAA
- the earP gene encoding elongation factor P maturation arginine rhamnosyltransferase EarP, whose amino-acid sequence MHADIFCRRVDNYGDVGVCWRLARGLRQAGGWRVRLWIDDLAAFARMEPRCDPRLPLQDIGGIAIVAWSAQPPALPPGDVVIEAFACDPPAAFRAAMRGRPPIWINLEYLSAEAWVESHHGLPSPQPDGLMKYFFFPGFTPATGGLLREAGLAARRDAFQRSPQARQVFLRELGVTVDLAPSEHGDAGRPSPRLVTLFCYPDAPLDGLIGAMRGDPVRTLLLVPEGVAPRLEAVAGAAGTGKVTGPRIVRIPFLPQDDYDRLLWCADLNFVRGEDSVVRAGWAGRPLVWQIYPQADGVHLDKLDAWLDRYRPPAPARALFHAWNTGAPPAVLAAAWGNATSGAAWAAWEGAARAWDESLSGQPDLATKLIEFCAELRRKC is encoded by the coding sequence ATGCATGCCGATATCTTCTGCAGGCGGGTCGACAACTACGGCGATGTCGGCGTCTGCTGGCGCCTGGCGCGCGGCCTGCGCCAGGCCGGCGGATGGCGTGTCCGCCTGTGGATTGACGACCTCGCGGCATTCGCGCGCATGGAGCCGCGCTGCGACCCGCGCCTGCCGCTGCAGGACATCGGCGGGATTGCCATCGTGGCGTGGTCCGCCCAGCCGCCGGCGCTACCGCCGGGCGACGTGGTCATCGAAGCCTTCGCCTGCGACCCGCCCGCTGCGTTCCGCGCCGCCATGCGCGGGCGTCCGCCGATCTGGATCAACCTGGAATACCTGAGTGCCGAGGCCTGGGTGGAATCGCACCATGGGCTGCCTTCGCCGCAGCCCGACGGCCTGATGAAGTACTTCTTCTTTCCGGGCTTCACCCCGGCGACGGGCGGGCTGCTGCGCGAGGCCGGCCTGGCCGCGCGGCGCGATGCCTTCCAGCGGTCGCCGCAGGCACGGCAGGTCTTCCTGCGCGAACTGGGCGTCACGGTGGACCTGGCGCCATCCGAACACGGCGATGCGGGGCGCCCGTCCCCACGGCTGGTAACCCTGTTCTGCTATCCGGATGCCCCCCTGGACGGGCTGATCGGCGCCATGCGCGGGGATCCCGTCCGTACCCTGCTGCTGGTGCCCGAGGGCGTGGCGCCGCGGCTGGAAGCCGTGGCGGGCGCGGCAGGGACGGGAAAGGTGACGGGGCCGCGCATCGTGCGCATCCCCTTCCTGCCGCAAGACGACTACGACCGCCTGCTCTGGTGTGCCGACCTGAATTTCGTGCGTGGGGAAGATTCCGTCGTGCGCGCCGGCTGGGCGGGCCGCCCGCTGGTCTGGCAGATTTATCCGCAGGCGGACGGCGTCCACCTGGACAAGCTGGATGCCTGGCTGGACCGCTATCGGCCGCCGGCGCCGGCCCGTGCGCTATTCCACGCCTGGAATACCGGCGCCCCGCCCGCCGTGCTGGCGGCGGCATGGGGCAACGCCACTTCGGGCGCTGCCTGGGCGGCCTGGGAAGGCGCGGCCCGTGCCTGGGACGAGAGCCTTTCCGGGCAACCGGACCTGGCGACCAAGTTGATCGAATTTTGCGCAGAGCTACGGCGAAAATGCTAA
- a CDS encoding DUF2863 family protein, producing the protein MPRSRSQPSSRLTRDASRLATLALALNSSGSRVEDVFWEEQLRASISKLLRAGNDAPLESALDHLSQTNPGAYEVLIEQAETFTESTVIEKNGVGYDVLLIVAPMVAWTRYTIPTGPVTPAALQALTAQLHGHVLAQEVRLSLMPYLVSIDQMPRTFSETWHWLQRLGSQALGAETMKPAIGEEAETANMLADTRYLVGAVAVPRGAAIFRWQESPGDAVATREACLAQWVEQAQPTLATLLPGCSFECLLPDAYYVSNREADRRVRPLALRAAVTWLEGAVNLEPARLRAVVAGCGEGRIDEYRVSFTARNSNDVIYGCVWPLYGREDETAGEDDKPDPVEEIAALLKELGVNEVRRIPGVLPADYCEDCGTPYFPNPLGEMVHAELPEDAESAPARFH; encoded by the coding sequence ATGCCTCGCTCCCGCAGCCAACCCTCCTCGCGTCTGACTCGCGACGCCTCGCGCCTGGCCACTCTCGCGCTCGCCCTGAACAGTTCAGGCAGCCGCGTGGAAGACGTGTTCTGGGAAGAGCAACTGCGCGCTTCCATCTCGAAGCTGCTGCGCGCCGGCAACGACGCGCCGCTGGAATCCGCGCTAGATCACCTCTCCCAGACGAATCCCGGCGCCTACGAGGTCCTGATCGAGCAGGCCGAGACCTTCACCGAGTCGACCGTCATCGAAAAGAACGGCGTCGGCTACGACGTCCTGCTGATCGTTGCCCCCATGGTGGCCTGGACGCGCTACACCATCCCCACCGGTCCTGTTACGCCCGCCGCCTTGCAGGCGCTGACGGCGCAGTTGCACGGCCATGTGCTGGCGCAAGAGGTACGCCTGTCGCTCATGCCCTACCTGGTCAGTATCGACCAGATGCCGCGCACGTTCTCCGAAACCTGGCATTGGCTGCAGCGGCTGGGGTCGCAGGCGCTGGGCGCGGAAACGATGAAGCCAGCCATCGGCGAAGAAGCCGAAACGGCCAATATGCTGGCCGATACGCGCTATCTCGTCGGGGCCGTGGCCGTGCCGCGCGGCGCGGCCATCTTCCGCTGGCAGGAAAGCCCCGGCGATGCCGTCGCCACGCGCGAAGCCTGCCTGGCGCAATGGGTGGAACAGGCGCAGCCCACGCTGGCCACGCTGCTGCCCGGCTGCAGCTTCGAATGCCTGCTGCCCGATGCCTACTATGTCAGCAACCGCGAAGCGGACCGCCGCGTGCGCCCGCTGGCACTGCGCGCCGCCGTGACCTGGCTGGAAGGCGCGGTGAACCTGGAACCGGCCCGCCTGCGTGCGGTCGTTGCCGGGTGCGGCGAAGGGCGCATCGACGAATACCGGGTCTCGTTCACGGCCCGCAATAGCAACGACGTCATCTACGGCTGCGTCTGGCCCCTGTATGGCCGCGAGGACGAAACGGCAGGCGAGGACGACAAGCCCGATCCCGTGGAGGAAATCGCCGCCTTGCTCAAGGAGCTGGGCGTGAACGAAGTCCGCCGCATTCCGGGCGTGCTGCCGGCCGACTATTGCGAGGATTGCGGTACACCGTACTTCCCCAATCCGCTGGGCGAAATGGTGCACGCCGAACTGCCCGAAGACGCCGAATCGGCGCCGGCCCGCTTCCACTAG
- a CDS encoding Bug family tripartite tricarboxylate transporter substrate binding protein: protein MPLSRRSFLTAAGAAALYGAVPAARAQQTWPERNVRLLVPYPAGGSSDIIARAISQPLSETLKQTVIVDNRPGANGNLGAAIVAQSGEDRHTLLLCDVGALMISPSVYTKLNFDPNKDLRGVSMLAYSPHILAVHPSVPVNTLPELVALSKRERMNFAVTAMGSAPHVAGVAVEQATQAQWQYVPYKGGSQAITDTIGGQTQIIMNGMLATLPHIQSGKLKAIAVSSRNRMPQLPNIPTIAEQGVAGFESGTWQGVVAPASMPPEVAARLSKDLASIMNAPALKAKLAEQGADVVVMTPAEMDKWLAAERQRWAAVVQKADIRLD from the coding sequence ATGCCTCTGTCCCGCCGATCCTTCCTGACCGCCGCCGGCGCGGCCGCGCTGTACGGCGCGGTACCCGCGGCGCGGGCGCAGCAGACCTGGCCCGAACGCAACGTCCGCCTGCTGGTGCCCTATCCCGCCGGCGGGTCTTCCGACATCATCGCCCGCGCGATCAGCCAGCCCTTGTCCGAGACCCTCAAGCAGACGGTGATCGTGGACAACCGGCCCGGCGCCAACGGCAACCTGGGCGCGGCCATCGTGGCGCAGTCCGGCGAGGACCGGCATACCCTGCTGCTGTGCGACGTGGGTGCGTTGATGATCAGCCCCTCGGTCTATACCAAGCTCAATTTCGACCCCAACAAGGACCTGCGCGGCGTCAGCATGCTGGCTTATTCGCCGCATATCCTGGCCGTGCATCCTTCCGTGCCGGTCAATACGCTGCCCGAACTGGTGGCGCTCTCCAAGCGCGAACGCATGAACTTTGCCGTCACGGCCATGGGCAGCGCGCCTCATGTAGCGGGCGTGGCGGTGGAGCAGGCCACGCAGGCGCAATGGCAGTACGTGCCCTACAAGGGCGGATCGCAGGCAATCACCGACACCATCGGCGGCCAGACGCAGATCATCATGAACGGCATGCTGGCCACGCTGCCGCACATCCAGAGCGGCAAGCTCAAGGCCATCGCCGTGTCCAGCCGCAATCGCATGCCTCAGTTACCGAACATTCCGACCATCGCCGAGCAGGGCGTGGCGGGATTCGAATCCGGCACCTGGCAGGGGGTGGTCGCGCCCGCGTCGATGCCGCCGGAAGTGGCGGCCAGGCTCAGCAAGGATCTGGCGAGCATCATGAATGCGCCGGCATTGAAGGCCAAGCTGGCGGAACAGGGCGCCGACGTCGTGGTCATGACGCCCGCCGAGATGGACAAGTGGCTGGCGGCCGAACGCCAGCGCTGGGCCGCGGTGGTGCAAAAGGCCGATATCCGGCTGGACTGA